Proteins from a single region of Gossypium arboreum isolate Shixiya-1 chromosome 1, ASM2569848v2, whole genome shotgun sequence:
- the LOC108480527 gene encoding zinc-finger homeodomain protein 5-like — protein sequence MEVRGEEHDIKTPVRDGNHNGAAVLTCTQTLDQVHRPQRQQSLGHVGRSPNPDRIAGASVAPISVSSNTKPLAGVVRYRECLKNHAASIGGNVYDGCGEFMPSGEEGTLEALKCAACDCHRNFHRKEVDGETQQFGGRRSLMLNPLQLPPPLPSPTMLHHHHHHHQKYTSPPSAMVTPMNVAFVGGGTESSSEDLNMYQSNPEGMAAAAPPYVLSKKRFRTKFTQEQKDKMLELAEKLGWRINKQDEDEVEKFCAEYGVKRQVFKVWMHNNKNVKKPPQDQ from the coding sequence ATGGAAGTTAGAGGTGAAGAACATGATATTAAAACGCCAGTGCGAGATGGGAATCATAATGGTGCTGCGGTTCTCACTTGCACTCAAACCCTAGACCAAGTTCATCGTCCCCAAAGGCAACAGTCACTTGGCCATGTTGGAAGATCTCCGAACCCGGATCGAATCGCCGGCGCCAGTGTTGCACCCATTTCAGTCAGTTCTAACACGAAGCCATTGGCGGGTGTCGTTAGGTATCGAGAGTGTCTGAAGAACCACGCTGCCAGCATCGGCGGAAACGTTTACGATGGGTGCGGTGAGTTCATGCCTAGTGGAGAAGAAGGAACACTGGAAGCGTTGAAATGTGCAGCCTGTGACTGCCACCGCAACTTCCACCGCAAAGAGGTTGATGGAGAGACCCAACAATTCGGGGGTAGGAGAAGCTTGATGCTTAACCCTCTTCAGTTGCCTCCACCATTGCCCTCTCCAACCATGCTGCACCACCACCACCATCACCATCAAAAGTACACAAGTCCACCCAGTGCAATGGTTACACCAATGAATGTAGCGTTTGTTGGCGGTGGCACCGAGTCTTCAAGCGAGGATCTTAACATGTATCAGTCTAATCCGGAGGGAATGGCGGCAGCAGCACCCCCTTATGTTTTGTCAAAGAAGAGATTTAGAACGAAATTTACGCAGGAACAGAAGGATAAGATGTTGGAATTAGCGGAGAAATTGGGGTGGAGAATCAATAAACAAGATGAAGATGAAGTCGAAAAGTTTTGCGCTGAGTATGGGGTGAAACGGCAGGTTTTCAAGGTTTGGATGCACAACAACAAGAACGTGAAGAAGCCGCCTCAGGATCAGTAA
- the LOC108482840 gene encoding uncharacterized protein LOC108482840: MAKIALVIVLISMIVVVSIHSVVGDTAATSPTASTESNAAKAEAPGHEGHDSSNESWTDWAKDKISGIGGMFASSPSSSPASEPAPTPASSSAETPEVKV, encoded by the exons ATGGCAAAGATTGCTTTGGTTATTGTTTTGATCTCAATGATCGTGGTTGTTTCAATCCATTCCGTCGTTGGTGACACCGCCGCAACGTCACCTACAGCATCAACAGAATCAAACGCTGCAAAAGCTGAGGCACCAGGTCATGAGGGACACGATAGTTCCAATGAATCATGGACCGACTGGGCCAAGGACAAGATCAG CGGTATTGGGGGCATGTTCGCTTCTTCACCATCATCCTCACCAGCATCGGAACCAGCACCAACACCAGCAAGCTCATCAGCGGAAACACCCGAAGTCAAGGTTTGA
- the LOC108481850 gene encoding protein RADIALIS-like 5, with amino-acid sequence MASNFFTSSRASNSYWTPHQNKLFEKALAVYDKDTPDRWQKVAAAVGEKSAEEVRKHYEVLVEDLMYIESGKIPIPNYKSTAGSYRR; translated from the coding sequence ATGGCATCGAACTTTTTCACTTCTTCACGTGCATCCAACTCCTACTGGACGCCTCACCAAAACAAGCTATTTGAGAAGGCACTAGCAGTATATGACAAGGACACCCCTGACCGGTGGCAAAAAGTGGCGGCTGCTGTGGGCGAGAAATCGGCCGAGGAAGTAAGAAAGCACTATGAGGTCCTAGTGGAAGATCTCATGTATATTGAATCTGGTAAAATACCTATACCCAATTACAAAAGCACTGCTGGGAGTTACAGAAGATGA